The DNA window AACACCAACGGCCTGCCCGGCGCACTCGCCTCCGCCGGGTGCTTTGGTGATACAGCCGTCCACGGCGATGTCGTTCAGTACCAGGCCGACAAGCCGGTCGTAGGCGTCCACCGCGATCTGCTTGAGCTGGGTGAAGACCCCGAGGCGGATCCACTCGTCACGACGGCCCCGGATCGTGGCGGCCGAGCAGGTGGCATCGGCGATCGCCTCGTAGGAGCACCCGAACCGCAGCACCTGAATCAGCTTGTCGAACACGATCCGGTCATCGACCCGCCTGCGGTGACAGCCCAACGGATGCGTCGGGGCGTACGTCGGCCGGTCAGGTAGCAGCGCGGTGAACTGGACCCACAGTGGCTCGATCAGCCATGCTGGGATAGCAGGCACAGGATCTCCCGGTGATCACGAGGCGTAAGCACCTTCATGATCATGGATCCTGTGCCTGCACTCGTTCAGACACGCCTGCCCCACCTCGCCATTCTGCGCGGCCTCTAAGAGACCGTCGGGTAACCGGGTGACTACGTGGCGAGAAGTCGCTCGACGTTGATGCGTTGGGCGGCTTCGCGCTCGGTGGCGTTGGCCCAGCGGATCGTTTGACCGGCCAGGCGTATCGTCATGAGTCGAATCATCGCTACCTTGATCATGGCCTCTGTACGGCAGCCGCCATTGGTGGTCTGACCTCGCGGGACGCGGTGGGGGCGTGCAACGTGGACGCAGCCGCCTGTCGATCATGTGTTTGTGAGGACTACAAGATCGAAGGCGGCTGCGGTTGCCAGGGTAGCGGCTGGGCGCGCGGTGCGGGAACGGGCCGGGCTGTTGCAGCGGCTGCGGTCGTGCTTCGCCCGAACGCAGACGTGGCAGCACGCGGGAAGATACATATCGGCGCTGGTCAGCCAGGTGCCGAAGCGCAACGGGTGGACCATCGCCGAGCAGGTCGGGGACGCCACGCCGGACCGCACGCAGCGGCTGCTGAACCGGGCGGTGTGGGACACGACGGCCGCGATGAGCCAGGTCCGGCGGTTCGCCGCTGCGGGTCTGGACGAGGCGGCGCGCCGTCGGCGGCGGCGTGGCCTGGTCGTCGGCGCGTTGGACGAGACGGGCCAGCCCAAGCAGGGCAAGGCGACGTGCGGGGTGAAGCGGCAGTACATGGGGTGCGCGGGCCGGGTCGCGAACGGGATCAACACGGTGCACCTGTCCTACGTTCGGGAGAAGACGGGGCACGCGTTGATCGGGGCGCGTCAGTGGATCCCGGCCGAGCACATCACCGACCCCCGGGCCTCGGCCGGTATGGGACTGCCGCCGGAGGTGGAGTTCCGCACCAAGGGCCAGCTGGCCATCGATATCTGTGCTGATGCGTTCGCCGACGGCCTGGTATTCGACTTCGCCTGCGGCGACGAGGTGTACGGCAACTGCACACAACTACGGGAGTTCTTCGAGCAGCACGGGCAGGCGTACGTGCTGCGGGTCGCTGCCACCTTCATGATCGACCTGCCCTCCGAAGCGAAACTGACCTGCGCACAGGCCGTCACGCTGCTGGTCAAGGACAAGCGTCGGTGGGAGGTCCGCTCGGCCGGTACCGGGTCGAAGGGACAGCGCTGGTATGCCTGGGCGTGGATCGCCACCGCCTCGCCCCGCCATCATCTGCTCATCCGCCGTCACCTGCGCAGCGGTGAACTGGCCTTCCACTACTGCCATGTGCCCGAGGGGCAGATCCTGACCAAGACGAGGCTGATCCGCGCTGCCGGGCTGCGCTGGCCGGTCGAGGAAGATTTCGAGT is part of the Micromonospora olivasterospora genome and encodes:
- a CDS encoding IS701 family transposase gives rise to the protein MRERAGLLQRLRSCFARTQTWQHAGRYISALVSQVPKRNGWTIAEQVGDATPDRTQRLLNRAVWDTTAAMSQVRRFAAAGLDEAARRRRRRGLVVGALDETGQPKQGKATCGVKRQYMGCAGRVANGINTVHLSYVREKTGHALIGARQWIPAEHITDPRASAGMGLPPEVEFRTKGQLAIDICADAFADGLVFDFACGDEVYGNCTQLREFFEQHGQAYVLRVAATFMIDLPSEAKLTCAQAVTLLVKDKRRWEVRSAGTGSKGQRWYAWAWIATASPRHHLLIRRHLRSGELAFHYCHVPEGQILTKTRLIRAAGLRWPVEEDFEFSKDHFGLDQCQARLYTAIQRHTVLVMAALAVCAVTAAHLADRTDTQAPPPSTPDQPPPPEPGMIPLTVPEVKRLLANALQHPKPPGHATHWLNWRRRHQARARWFHQRTRLNRDYTLVS